The following proteins are encoded in a genomic region of Chelmon rostratus isolate fCheRos1 chromosome 3, fCheRos1.pri, whole genome shotgun sequence:
- the chrnb3a gene encoding neuronal acetylcholine receptor subunit beta-3a: MTSGSMKFAAAVLWFSLALGKATMQAQEDFVSLAEMEDSLLKNVFSGYQKWVRPVQHANDTITVRFGLKISQLVDVDEKNQLMTTNVWLWQEWVDVKLKWNPDDYGGITSIRVPSETIWLPDIVLYENADGRFEGSLMTKAIVRWDGTITWTPPASYKSSCTMDVTFFPFDRQNCSMKFGSWTYDGNMVDLVLVDHYVDRKDFFDNGEWEILNATGVKGSRRDGVYWYPFVTYSFILKRLPLFYTLFLIIPCLGLSFLTVLVFYLPSDEGEKLSLSTSVLVSLTVFLLVIEEIIPSSSKVIPLIGEYLLFIMIFVTFSIIVTVFVINVHHRSSATYHPMAPWVKSLFLQRLPRLLCMRGHTDRYHFPDMEMRSPELKPRRGVGRRGVPGHSGGQQRGPLTGKEDENQAWLAMLEKATNSVRYISRHIKKEHFIREVVQDWKFVAQVLDRIFLWAFLTVSILGTVLIFTPALQMYLSTP, encoded by the exons CTCAGGAAGACTTTGTGTCTCTGGCCGAGATGGAGGATTCCTTGTTGAAGAACGTTTTCAGCGGTTACCAGAAGTGGGTGCGGCCTGTCCAGCACGCCAATGACACCATCACTGTACGCTTTGGACTCAAGATCTCACAGCTGGTCGATGTG GATGAAAAGAACCAACTGATGACTACCAACGTCTGGCTCTGGCAG gagTGGGTTGATGTGAAGCTGAAGTGGAACCCAGATGACTATGGAGGGATCACCTCCATCAGGGTGCCTTCAGAAACTATATGGCTGCCTGACATTGTCCTGTATGAAAA tgCGGACGGTCGCTTTGAGGGTTCCCTGATGACCAAAGCCATTGTGCGCTGGGACGGGACCATAACGTGGACTCCACCTGCCAGCTACAAGTCCTCTTGCACCATGGATGTCACCTTCTTCCCCTTCGACCGGCAGAACTGCTCCATGAAGTTTGGCTCCTGGACTTACGATGGAAACATGGTGGACCTGGTCCTGGTAGATCACTATGTGGATCGTAAAGACTTCTTCGATAACGGCGAGTGGGAGATCCTCAATGCCACAGGAGTAAAGGGAAGCAGGAGGGATGGGGTGTACTGGTACCCGTTCGTCACCTACTCCTTCATCCTGAAGAGATTGCCCTTGTTCTACACCCTGTTCCTCATCATCCCATGCCTCGGCCTCTCCTTTCTGACTGTGTTAGTGTTTTATTTGCCGTCAGACGAAGGAGAGAAACTGTCACTTTCCACATCTGTGCTGGTGTCACTCACTGTGTTCCTCCTGGTCATAGAAGAAATCATCCCTTCATCCTCAAAG gtgATCCCACTGATCGGAGAATACCTGCTCTTCATCATGATCTTCGTCACTTTCTCCATCATCGTCACCGTCTTTGTCATTAACGTCCACCACCGTTCCTCTGCAACTTACCACCCCATGGCCCCCTGGGTAAAGAGCCTCTTCCTTCAGAGACTGCCCAGGCTGCTGTGTATGAGGGGCCACACTGACAG GTACCACTTTCCAGATATGGAGATGCGTAGCCCAGAGCTGAAGCCCCGCAGAggtgtggggaggaggggggttcCTGGCCACAGTGGCGGCCAGCAGAGAGGCCCCCTCACAGGGAAGGAGGACGAGAACCAGGCCTGGCTGGCCATGCTGGAGAAGGCCACGAATTCAGTTCGCTACATCAGCCGTCACATCAAAAAGGAGCACTTCATACGAGAG GTTGTTCAAGACTGGAAGTTTGTGGCTCAGGTGTTGGACAGGATTTTCCTGTGGGCCTTCCTCACAGTGTCAATACTGGGAACTGTCTTAATCTTCACCCCAGCTCTGCAGATGTACCTCAGCACTCcttga